DNA sequence from the Pseudomonas tritici genome:
AAGCTTTCGCCCTTGAAGCGCCACAGGCGGGCATCCAGCTCGTCGCGCTGGGCGGCATCGCTGCAATGCAGGTAGATGCGGTGGCCCATGCGCCAGGCCTTTTCGGTGAGTTTGCAGGCAAAGTCCAGGCGCGCGAGTGGGTCGGCGCTGGGCAATATATAGAAGTCGACTTGGGTCATTGGGGTCCTTATAGCCGCGCCGCAATTAAATCGATCACCCTTCGCCGCAAAGGAGTCTGAGCTTGGCGTAGCAGCTGTCGAGCGCAAGCGAGGCTGCGTTGCGGTGTGTCAGATACTCCGCCAACGCAGCCTCGCTTGCGCTCGGCAGCTGCTACGGCCGGGGTGACGCAATGGCGACCCCGGCGTTTTAGCGTCAGGCCTTGGCGCGATCCAGCAGGTATTGGGTCAGCAACGGAACCGGACGGCCAGTGGCGCCCTTGTCCTTGCCGCCGCTGGTCCAGGCCGTGCCGGCGATGTCCAGGTGGGCCCAGTTGAAGTTTTTGGCAAAGCGCGACAGGAAGCAGGCAGCTGTGATGGTGCCGGCTTTCGGACCACCAATGTTGGCGATGTCGGCGAACGGGCTGTCCAGCTGTTCCTGGTACTCATCGAACAGCGGCAGTTGCCAGGCGCGGTCGTCGGCAGCCTTGCCGGCGCTGAGCAATTGCTCGATCAGTTCGTCGTTGTTGCCCAGCAGGCCCGAGGTATGGGAACCCAGGGCGACGATGCAGGCGCCGGTCAGGGTGGCGATGTCGATCACGGCCTGCGGCTTGAAGCGCTCGGCGTAGGTCAGGGCGTCGCACAGCACCAGGCGGCCTTCGGCGTCGGTGTTGAGGATTTCGACGGTCTGGCCGCTCATGGTGGTCACGATATCGCCCGGGCGCGCCGCGCCGCCGCTTGGCATGTTCTCGGCGCAGGCCAGGATGCACACCAGGTTGATCGGCAGTTTGAGTTCCAGCACGGCACGCAGGGTGCCGAACACGCTCGCGGCGCCGCCCATGTCGTACTTCATCTCGTCCATGCCCAGGCCCGGCTTGAGGCTGATGCCGCCGGTGTCGAAGGTGATGCCTTTGCCGACCAGGGCGTAAGGCTTCTCGGACTTCTTGCCGCCGTTGTATTGCATCACGATCAGGCGTGGCGGCTGGTCGCTGCCCTGGCCTACGGCATAGAACGAGCCCATGCCCAGTTCCTTGATCTTTTTCTCGTCCAGCACTTCAACTTTCAGGCCCTTGAACTCTTTGCCCAGTGCCTTGGCTTGTTCGCCCAGGAAGGTCGGGTGGCAGATGTTCGGCGGCAGGTTACCCAGGTCGCGAGTGAACGACATGCCATTGGCGATTGCTGTCGCGTGGGTGACGGCGCGCTCGACTTCAGCCTGGGCCGCCTTGATGGTCAGCAGGGTGATTTTCTTCAGGGCACGCGGTTCGGCTTTCTGGCTCTTGAACTGGTCGAAGAAGTAACCACCATCCACCAACGTTTCAGCCAGCAGGCGGGTCTTGCCGTAGCTGTCACGGCCTTTTACGACGATTTCATCGAGTGCCAGCGCTGCATCGCTGCCGCCCAGGCCCTTGAGGGTGGTGAGGATGGCGCTGATGATCTTGCGGAAAGGGCGGTCGCCGAGTTCGGCGTCCTTGCCCACGCCCACCAGCAATACACGCTCGGCTTTAAGGTTGGGCAGGCTCTGCAGCAGCAGGCTCTGGCCGACTTTGCCGGCCAGGTCGCCGCGCTTGAGCACTGCGCTGATAGCGCCGCCGCTGAGTTCGTCGAGTTGCTTGGCGGCAACGCCGAGTTTGCGGCCTTCGCCAATGGCGACCACGAGGGTGGCGGTTTTCAACGTTTCGGGGCTAACGCTTTTTACAACCAATTCCATTTTCGGGTCCCTTATAAAGGTCTATTAGCCAGGAGTCTGTACTCCGGCTTTAATACCCGGCAGCTGTGTAAACCGCCGGCGACAAAGGCCGCAGTTTGAACCTCGCCGGCGGAGCCTGACAACCCTTGCCACCAGCTTTGTGCACGTGCATGAGGTTGCGCAGTGACAGGCGCGGTCAATCACAGGATAATGCGCCATCTTTTTAGCCGGCCCTGTGTAACGGGGCTGACTCGGTATGCTTGCTTGTTTGGCCGCCTTAGCCTGACAACCCTGGAGTGTCTGGTTTGATCGTCTTCCGTTATCTGTCCCGCGAAGTCCTGTTGACCCTGAGTGCCGTGAGTGCGGTATTGCTGGTCATC
Encoded proteins:
- a CDS encoding leucyl aminopeptidase, which produces MELVVKSVSPETLKTATLVVAIGEGRKLGVAAKQLDELSGGAISAVLKRGDLAGKVGQSLLLQSLPNLKAERVLLVGVGKDAELGDRPFRKIISAILTTLKGLGGSDAALALDEIVVKGRDSYGKTRLLAETLVDGGYFFDQFKSQKAEPRALKKITLLTIKAAQAEVERAVTHATAIANGMSFTRDLGNLPPNICHPTFLGEQAKALGKEFKGLKVEVLDEKKIKELGMGSFYAVGQGSDQPPRLIVMQYNGGKKSEKPYALVGKGITFDTGGISLKPGLGMDEMKYDMGGAASVFGTLRAVLELKLPINLVCILACAENMPSGGAARPGDIVTTMSGQTVEILNTDAEGRLVLCDALTYAERFKPQAVIDIATLTGACIVALGSHTSGLLGNNDELIEQLLSAGKAADDRAWQLPLFDEYQEQLDSPFADIANIGGPKAGTITAACFLSRFAKNFNWAHLDIAGTAWTSGGKDKGATGRPVPLLTQYLLDRAKA